A stretch of Halichondria panicea chromosome 1, odHalPani1.1, whole genome shotgun sequence DNA encodes these proteins:
- the LOC135352480 gene encoding uncharacterized protein LOC135352480, whose translation MSDYLTIADLGDLYIATFDARTKWRNFLLVLKIPSDTIDSIGTKWRDNPDECYREGLKEWLKGGERSWEDVVKALSSPIVGEAHIARTIEKDHPCASNPKRIKLQIDENRQKINDDLTVFLDERLGSGAFGAVFKGSFKGNLCAIKLLHHIAMEMQASIPVGKNEEASDAIDRESDFLKSFHHPNVVQFLATAKHPKSGGTILVVELMDCNLRSYFSGLDEESLTSECEISLIKDMACGLAYIHSKQIIHRDLCGDNVLLKLTQPVPIAKISDFGMSRLYDPSKFSHTLTAVSHRMGYLPLEAIRLDKENYDNSVDVFSLGVIMVQIVRKLKTVKSVEDRSFYVSQIPHTHRLRKLIDSCLQEDMGKRPSARDIYASLTSDSDTVEATKSKSKGTQPVKKGPPPRELRSPLTLKWRRGKDMPMKMSTSVQSVVISYMVYVGGGDADNDRDRCTVMKLEQDKWTELPEYTAKYFAMISLANRLVLVGGFDIRNKNRTNQLAVFESGEWTHPYPLMKIARSSSTAVSFNNHIIVAGGRDDKGRTSSVEVLVVASRKWYLAQSLPNPQSVLKSTLIGNTLYLMGGRDHAHYVDLSELIAKALSNLDTPTLWQTLQEVPLVWSAPLSIGRSLLSVGGEDDGGNPSSSIHLYQPDTRRWVKVGYLPTARYHCTCSVLPSGEIIVAGGQTDPSIFINTVDFFFISAN comes from the exons atgtctgactatctcacaatagcagatctaggaGATCTATACATAGCTACATTTGATGCTCGAACCAAGTGGAGAAACTTCTTGCTAGTTCTTAAAATACCCTCGGATACCATTGACAGCATTGGTACGAAATGGCGAGATAATCCTGATGAgtgctatcgtgagggtttgaaagaatggctgaaaggtggtgagagaagctgggaagatgttgtcaaagctttgtcaagtccCATCGTGGGTGAAGCtcacatagccaggaccatcgagaaagatcatCCTTGTGCAAGCAATCCTAAAAGAATAAAATTACAAA TTGACGAAAACCGCCAGAAGATCAACGATGATCTAACTGTTTTCTTAGACGAACGACTCGGTAgtggtgcatttggagcagtcttcaaaggcagcttCAAGGGTAATCTTTGTGCTATCAAACTTCTACATCACAttgctatggagatgcaggCAAGTATTCCAGTCGGTAAAAACGAAGAAGCTAGCGATGCAATTGATCGTGAGAGtgattttctcaagtcgttccatcacccaaacgttgttcaGTTTTTGGCGACTGCtaagcaccccaaatcaggtggtacaatcctcgttgttgagctgatggattgcaatctgagatcctatttctctggccttgatgaagagtccctcactagcgaatgtgaaattagcctcatcaaagacatggcttgtggtctggcctacattcacagcaagcagattatccaccgtgacctctgtggcgataacGTCTTGCTAAAGCTAACACAGCCAGTGCCTATCGCAAAAATTTCCGACTTTGGTatgtcacggctatacgatccctccaagtttagccacaccctcacggCCGTTAgtcaccgtatggggtatctacctctcgaggctattcgattggaCAAGGAGAATTACGATAATAGCGTCGATGTTTTTTCCCTTGGGGTGATTATGGTACAGATTGTTCGCAAGCTGAAGACGGTCAAATCTGTGGAAGATCGATCATTCTATGTTTCTcagatccctcacacacacaggttgaggaagcttatcgacagttgcttgcaagaagacatggggaagagaccatctgccagggacatct ATGCTTCACTGACAAGCGACTCTGacacagtggaggcaacaaagagcaAGTCAAAGGGcactcaaccagtcaagaag ggtccccctcccagagagttgagatctccactcactctgaaatggagaagaggaaaagacatgccaatgaAGATGAGCacctcggtacagagtgttgttatcagTTACatggtgtatgttggtggaggtgatgcagacaatgatcgtgacaggtgtacagtgatgaagcttgAGCAAGATAAATGGACCGAACtcccagagtacactgccaagtaCTTCGCTATGatatcactcgctaatcgactagtgctggtgggaggattTGATATAAGAAACAAAAACCGTACgaatcagcttgcagtgtttgagtcaggagaatggactcacccgtacccactaATGAAAATTGCTCGTtcttcctcaacagctgtctccttcaacaaccacataattgtagctggtgggcgtgatgataaaggacgtacctcctctgtagaGGTGTTGGTCGTGGCATCAAGAAAATGGTAccttgctcagtcactacctaacccacaaTCAGTATtgaaatcaactctcataggaaacaccctctacctaatgggagggcgGGATCACGCGCACTATGTCGACCTCAGTGAACTCATTGCAAAagccctttccaacctggacacacccactctctggcagaccttacaggaagtaccactcgtgtggtcagctcctctcagtattgggaggtcactattatcCGTTGGTGGAGAGGACGACGGAGGCAatccaagttcatcgatccacctctaccagcctgacactaggaggtgggtgaaagtgggatacctgcctactgcacgataccactgcacatgctcagtacttcctagtggagagatcattgtagccggaggacagacagATCCATCTATTTTTATAAACACAGTTGATTTCTTCTttataagtgctaattag
- the LOC135330786 gene encoding uncharacterized protein LOC135330786 — METKTRKSNRNASSNSQPQGVACKSKQTKSSAGASSKKKPMISTGRPSVPPSLETQQMVNCSCGSTVEEGSLMVECEACLKWSHSQCVGLSEADATSVCFRCHICSTDTSPISSTDTSPISNAHISSLMSAIADLSNKISNMETSHGLELKAIKLHVISLEESNNRLVQELSALKKIVVPKNHLPRSTKPPNGGAGQQVNGRASSQLRGPSSFRIVWGTKFSCPTDFVKDAVLSLLPADTDMSVSIKKSIKLNSAGKKKWWLTILAPPECLSVIDEKWDSLSCPSHWRLLSRLSDLGPPSGNPPLLGGDVPNEPDGPPSQNSISNPLVPSEDNPLSTHATPQDNLFLEGREQSTPPNSELEGVD, encoded by the coding sequence ATGGAGACTAAAACGAGGAAATCAAACCGAAACGCATCATCCAACTCTCAACCCCAAGGTGTGGCCTGTAAGTCTAAACAGACCAAATCCTCTGCCGGTGCAAGTTCCAAAAAGAAACCTATGATTTCGACTGGGAGACCCTCAGTCCCTCCCTCTCTTGAAACTCAGCAGATGGTAAATTGCAGCTGTGGTTCTACTGTGGAGGAGGGGAGTCTTATGGTGGAATGCGAGGCCTGTCTCAAATGGTCCCACTCACAATGTGTCGGTCTCTCGGAAGCAGATGCCACCTCCGTTTGTTTCCGCTGCCACATATGCTCTACTGATACCTCCCCTATCAGCTCTACTGACACCTCCCCTATCAGCAATGCTCACATTTCGTCGCTCATGTCAGCAATAGCTGATCTCTCGAACAAGATTTCCAATATGGAAACCTCTCACGGGTTAGAGCTCAAGGCAATCAAGCTTCATGTCATATCGCTGGAGGAATCTAATAACAGGCTTGTACAGGAACTCTCTGCCTTAAAAAAAATCGTTGTCCCCAAAAATCACTTGCCTCGCTCCACAAAGCCTCCCAATGGTGGCGCTGGGCAGCAAGTAAATGGAAGAGCTTCTTCTCAGTTAAGAGGTCCTTCATCATTCAGGATTGTATGGGGGACTAAATTCTCTTGCCCGACTGACTTTGTCAAAGACGCAGTCCTCTCTCTCCTCCCGGCAGACACTGATATGTCGGTCTCTATAAAAAAGAGCATCAAATTGAATAGTGCAGGGAAAAAGAAATGGTGGCTCACCATACTAGCGCCTCCTGAGTGTCTTTCGGTAATCGATGAGAAATGGGACTCACTGTCATGCCCCTCACACTGGCGGCTTCTCTCCAGGCTCTCTGATCTAGGGCCGCCTTCAGGGAATCCACCCCTCTTAGGGGGAGATGTCCCCAATGAACCAGATGGTCCTCCCTCCCAGAATTCTATCTCTAACCCTCTCGTGCCTTCGGAAGACAATCCTTTGTCTACTCATGCCACCCCCCAGGATAATCTTTTTTTAGAGGGCAGAGAGCAGTCCACTCCCCCCAACTCAGAGCTGGAGGGGGTGGACTAA
- the LOC135343617 gene encoding uncharacterized protein LOC135343617 encodes MKERRRFEQTRPPLHMLHWLCKVVLKPRLTLWMTSVTSVTSVPEQQRQDKAGRMSAGKPSLTFVTGNVKKLEEVKAIIGEDFPWTLVSKDVDLPELQGEPEDIAREKCKLAAINIQGPVITEDSSLCYTALEGLPGPYIKWFLTKLGHKGLNNLLAAYTDKSACAQCIFAFSPGPGDDVILFTGRTQGVIVPARGPCDFGWDPIFQPDGFDKTYAELEAAIKNTISHRYKAVTALKEHFMEPLAKRLKTDVP; translated from the exons atgaaagaaagaaggagGTTTGAGCAGACACGCCCCCCTCTCCACATGTTGCATTGGTTGTGTAAG GTTGTTCTCAAGCCTCGACTGACCCTCTGGATGACCTCTGTGACCTCTGTGACCTCTGTACCCGAGCAGCAGCGGCAAGacaag GCTGGGAGGATGTCAGCTGGCAAACCATCTCTCACCTTTGTCACTGGCAATGTCAAAAAACTAGAAGAG GTAAAGGCAATCATTGGAGAAGATTTTCCGTGGACACTCGTCAGCAAGGATGTggact TGCCGGAGTTACAGGGAGAGCCGGAGGATATAGCCAGAGAGAAGTGCAAGCTGGCAGCTATCAAT ATCCAGGGCCCTGTGATAACAGAGGACAGTTCACTATGCTATACCGCACTGGAGGGATTGCCCGGACCTTACAT CAAATGGTTTCTGACAAAGCTTGGTCACAAAG ggcTAAACAATCTGTTGGCTGCCTACACGGACAAGTCAGCCTGTGCTCAGTGCATCTTTGCATTCAGCCCTGGTCCGGGAGATGATGTCATCTTGTTCACTGGTAGAACACAG GGCGTCATCGTACCAGCGAGGGGGCCGTGTGATTTCGGATGGGACCCGATCTTCCAGCCAGACGGATTCGACAAGACTTATGCCGAGTTGGAGGCAGCCATCAAAAACACCATCTCCCATAGATACAAAGCAGTGACGGCACTAAAAGAACATTTTATGGAACCACTGGCTAAAAGATTGAAAACTGACGTGCCATAA